One part of the Paraburkholderia flagellata genome encodes these proteins:
- the dnaE gene encoding DNA polymerase III subunit alpha, translating to MTAMSDPRFVHLRVHSEFSIADGIVRLDDLVKAAAEDGQGALALTDLGNAFGLVRFYTEARGKGVKPIAGCDVWITNPDDRDKPSRLLLLVKDKRGYLNLCELLSKAWLTNQYRGRAEVDVAWLEEGLAEGLLAISGAQQGDVGLALAAGNAESANRHAQRWAKLFPNAYYIELQRCGQPGGEQYVGQAVALASQLKLPVVATHPMQFMTDEEYTAHEARVCISEGDILANPRRQKRFTTDQRFRTQDEMAALFADIPSAIANTIEIAKRCNLTLELGKPKLPLFPTPDGLSLDDYLVQLSREGLEKRLVQLYPDEAEREQERARYNERLEFECGTIIKMGFPGYFLIVADFINWAKNNGVPVGPGRGSGAGSLVAYALGITDLDPLRYNLLFERFLNPERVSMPDFDIDFCQHGRDRVIQYVKEKYGADAVSQIATFGTMAAKAAVRDIGRVLDLGYNFTDGVAKLIPFKPGKHVTIADAMKEEPLLQERYDNEDEVHQLLDLAQLVEGLTRNVGMHAGGVLIAPGKLTDFCPLYTQGDESGVVSQYDKDDVEAVGLVKFDFLGLTTLTILDWAERYIRMLDPSKKDWSLAQVPLDDAPSFQILKKANTVAVFQLESRGMQGMLKDAQPDRFEDIIALVALYRPGPMDLIPSFCARKHGREVVEYPDPRVEPVLKETYGIMVYQEQVMQMAQIIGGYSLGGADLLRRAMGKKKPEEMAKHREIFAEGAAKNGLTREKADETFDLMEKFAGYGFNKSHAAAYALLAYHTAWLKAHHPAEFMAANMSLAMDDTDKVKILFEDCLTNKMAVLPPDVNASAYRFEPVADSNVAEGKRSRTIRYGLGAIKGSGQNAIEEILRAREEGGPFKDLFDFCERIDRRLVNRRTIEAMIRAGAFDTIHANRAQLLASVPMAMEAADQASANAMQAGLFDMGDAPLAAHELVDEPAWGEKRKLQEEKAALGFYLSGHLFDAYKDEVRRFVRQKIGELKEGRDKLIAGVIASLRTQMTQRGKMLIALLDDGTGQCEVTVFNEQFEAHKALFKEDELLVVQGGARNDAFTGGIRFTVDTVMDLERARSRYAQAVKLQMNGNANALALRTVLEAYRAKPDDSLPAPATQTRGRGGFGRDRGERAQAVIPNGLAVQIAYRNDRAEGEVRLGDAWRVKPSDDLLAALRGEFAGSEIEIVY from the coding sequence ATGACGGCCATGTCAGATCCCCGCTTCGTCCATCTCCGCGTCCATTCCGAATTCTCGATTGCTGACGGCATCGTGCGCCTCGACGACCTCGTCAAGGCGGCGGCCGAAGACGGCCAGGGCGCGCTCGCGCTCACCGACCTCGGCAACGCATTCGGCCTCGTCCGTTTCTACACCGAAGCTCGCGGCAAAGGGGTCAAACCCATTGCCGGCTGCGACGTCTGGATCACGAATCCCGACGACCGCGACAAGCCGTCGCGCCTTCTGCTGCTGGTGAAGGACAAGCGCGGCTATCTGAATCTGTGCGAGCTGCTTTCCAAAGCGTGGCTCACGAACCAGTATCGCGGCCGCGCGGAAGTCGACGTCGCATGGCTCGAAGAAGGTCTGGCCGAGGGCCTGCTCGCGATCTCGGGCGCGCAGCAGGGCGACGTGGGTCTCGCACTCGCGGCGGGCAATGCCGAAAGCGCGAATCGCCATGCGCAGCGCTGGGCGAAACTGTTTCCGAACGCGTATTACATCGAGCTGCAGCGCTGCGGGCAGCCCGGCGGCGAGCAGTATGTCGGGCAGGCAGTGGCGCTCGCGTCGCAACTCAAACTGCCGGTGGTCGCCACGCACCCCATGCAGTTCATGACCGACGAGGAATACACCGCGCACGAAGCGCGTGTGTGTATCTCGGAAGGCGACATCCTCGCGAATCCGCGCCGCCAGAAGCGTTTCACGACCGATCAGCGTTTTCGCACGCAGGACGAAATGGCCGCGCTGTTCGCGGACATTCCGTCGGCCATTGCGAACACCATCGAAATCGCGAAGCGCTGCAACCTCACGCTCGAACTCGGCAAGCCGAAGCTGCCGCTCTTCCCAACGCCCGACGGCCTTTCGCTCGACGACTATCTCGTGCAGCTTTCGAGAGAAGGCCTCGAAAAGCGCCTCGTGCAGCTGTATCCCGATGAAGCCGAACGCGAGCAGGAGCGCGCGCGCTACAACGAGCGGCTCGAATTCGAGTGCGGGACCATCATCAAGATGGGTTTCCCGGGCTACTTCCTGATCGTTGCGGACTTCATCAACTGGGCCAAGAACAACGGCGTGCCGGTTGGGCCGGGCCGGGGTTCGGGCGCGGGGTCGCTCGTCGCATACGCGCTGGGCATTACCGACCTCGATCCGCTGCGATACAACCTGCTGTTCGAGCGCTTCCTGAATCCGGAACGCGTCTCGATGCCCGACTTCGACATCGACTTCTGCCAGCACGGGCGCGACCGCGTCATCCAGTACGTGAAGGAGAAGTACGGCGCCGATGCGGTGTCGCAGATCGCCACCTTCGGCACGATGGCGGCGAAGGCGGCCGTGCGCGACATCGGCCGCGTGCTCGATCTCGGCTACAACTTCACCGACGGCGTCGCCAAGCTCATTCCGTTCAAGCCGGGCAAGCACGTCACCATCGCCGATGCGATGAAGGAAGAGCCGCTCCTCCAGGAGCGCTACGACAACGAAGACGAAGTCCACCAGCTGCTCGACCTCGCGCAGCTCGTGGAAGGGCTCACGCGTAACGTGGGCATGCACGCGGGCGGCGTGCTGATCGCGCCTGGCAAGCTCACCGACTTCTGTCCGCTCTACACGCAGGGCGACGAAAGCGGCGTCGTGAGCCAGTACGACAAGGACGACGTGGAAGCCGTCGGCCTCGTGAAGTTCGACTTTCTGGGCCTGACCACGCTCACGATTCTCGACTGGGCCGAGCGCTATATCCGCATGCTCGATCCGTCGAAGAAGGACTGGTCGCTCGCCCAGGTACCGCTCGACGACGCGCCGTCGTTCCAGATCCTCAAGAAAGCCAACACGGTCGCCGTGTTCCAGCTGGAAAGCCGCGGCATGCAGGGCATGCTGAAAGACGCGCAGCCCGACCGGTTCGAGGACATCATCGCACTCGTGGCGTTGTATCGTCCGGGCCCGATGGACCTGATTCCGAGCTTTTGCGCGCGTAAGCATGGCCGCGAAGTGGTGGAGTATCCCGATCCGCGCGTCGAACCTGTTCTGAAAGAGACCTACGGCATCATGGTCTACCAGGAGCAGGTGATGCAGATGGCGCAGATCATCGGCGGCTACTCGCTCGGCGGCGCCGACTTGCTGCGTCGCGCGATGGGTAAGAAGAAGCCCGAGGAAATGGCCAAGCACCGCGAGATTTTCGCGGAAGGCGCGGCCAAGAACGGCCTCACGCGCGAGAAGGCCGACGAAACCTTCGACTTGATGGAGAAGTTCGCGGGCTACGGCTTCAACAAGTCGCACGCGGCCGCTTACGCGCTCCTCGCGTATCACACGGCGTGGCTCAAGGCGCACCATCCGGCGGAATTCATGGCGGCGAATATGTCGCTCGCCATGGACGACACCGACAAGGTGAAGATCCTCTTCGAGGACTGCCTGACCAACAAGATGGCCGTGCTGCCGCCGGACGTGAACGCTTCGGCGTATCGCTTCGAGCCTGTGGCCGATTCGAACGTCGCGGAAGGCAAACGCTCACGCACGATCCGCTACGGTCTTGGCGCGATCAAGGGCAGCGGCCAGAACGCCATCGAAGAAATCTTGCGCGCGCGCGAAGAGGGCGGCCCCTTCAAGGACCTGTTCGACTTCTGCGAGCGCATCGACCGTCGTCTCGTGAATCGCCGCACGATCGAAGCGATGATCCGCGCCGGCGCATTCGACACGATTCACGCAAACCGCGCGCAGTTGCTCGCCTCCGTGCCGATGGCGATGGAAGCCGCCGACCAGGCGAGCGCCAACGCCATGCAAGCGGGCCTGTTCGATATGGGCGACGCGCCGCTCGCCGCGCACGAACTGGTCGATGAACCCGCATGGGGCGAGAAGCGCAAGCTTCAGGAGGAGAAGGCCGCGCTCGGCTTCTATCTCTCGGGGCACCTCTTCGACGCTTACAAGGACGAAGTGCGCCGCTTCGTGCGCCAGAAGATCGGCGAGCTGAAGGAAGGGCGCGACAAGCTCATCGCGGGCGTGATCGCTTCGTTGCGCACGCAAATGACCCAACGCGGCAAGATGCTGATCGCGCTGCTCGACGACGGCACCGGACAGTGCGAAGTGACGGTGTTCAACGAGCAGTTCGAAGCGCACAAGGCGCTCTTCAAGGAAGACGAGCTGCTCGTCGTGCAGGGCGGGGCGCGCAATGATGCATTCACGGGCGGCATTCGCTTCACCGTCGATACGGTGATGGATCTGGAGCGTGCGCGCAGCCGCTACGCGCAGGCCGTGAAGCTGCAAATGAACGGCAACGCCAATGCGCTCGCGCTGCGCACGGTGCTCGAAGCGTATCGCGCGAAGCCGGACGATTCGCTGCCGGCGCCCGCTACGCAAACGCGCGGTCGCGGCGGCTTCGGTCGCGATCGCGGAGAGCGCGCGCAAGCGGTCATTCCAAACGGGCTCGCGGTGCAGATTGCTTACCGCAACGATCGGGCCGAAGGCGAAGTGCGTCTGGGCGATGCCTGGCGCGTCAAGCCCTCCGACGACCTGCTCGCCGCGCTGCGCGGCGAGTTTGCGGGCAGCGAGATCGAGATCGTGTACTGA
- a CDS encoding glycosyltransferase family 2 protein — translation MNARRDMLVSVIVSTYNRPDALERVLASLSAQSDTHYEIIVADDGSANATRETVERCAASTPVRMEHVWHPDDGFRLAEIRNKGIVQARGDYLIFLDGDCVVQHDFVARHRQLASERVIITGSRILLDEALTQQVIGQTLPLADQGFGFWVQQRLAGHVNKIAPLFVKLPDRKWRVIEQFKWRGIKGCNMSAWRSDIERVNGFDTSFTGWGHEDADFVARLANCGVQRKLGAYATEIFHLWHREQPRAQASSNEERVKMRIADGTVRAERGLAELAS, via the coding sequence ATGAACGCGCGCCGCGACATGCTGGTTTCGGTGATCGTCAGCACCTATAACCGGCCCGATGCGCTCGAGCGGGTGCTCGCGAGCTTGAGCGCGCAATCCGACACGCACTACGAAATCATCGTCGCCGACGATGGCTCGGCCAACGCCACCCGCGAGACCGTGGAACGCTGCGCTGCGTCGACCCCGGTGCGCATGGAGCACGTGTGGCATCCGGACGATGGCTTCCGTCTCGCCGAGATCCGCAACAAGGGCATCGTGCAGGCCCGTGGCGACTACCTGATCTTCCTCGACGGCGACTGCGTGGTGCAGCACGATTTCGTTGCGCGCCACCGGCAGCTCGCGAGCGAGCGCGTCATCATCACCGGCAGCCGCATCCTGCTCGACGAAGCGCTCACGCAACAGGTGATCGGCCAGACGCTGCCGTTGGCGGATCAGGGCTTCGGCTTCTGGGTGCAGCAACGCCTCGCTGGCCACGTCAACAAGATCGCGCCTCTCTTCGTCAAGCTGCCGGACCGCAAGTGGCGCGTGATCGAGCAGTTCAAGTGGCGCGGCATCAAGGGCTGCAACATGAGCGCCTGGCGCAGCGATATCGAGCGCGTGAACGGATTCGACACCAGCTTCACCGGCTGGGGGCACGAGGACGCCGATTTCGTGGCGCGCCTCGCCAACTGCGGCGTGCAACGCAAGCTCGGCGCCTACGCCACGGAAATTTTCCACTTGTGGCACCGCGAGCAACCGCGCGCGCAGGCTAGCTCCAATGAGGAGCGGGTCAAGATGCGCATTGCGGACGGCACCGTGCGTGCCGAACGCGGGCTGGCCGAACTCGCGAGTTAA
- a CDS encoding sulfurtransferase: protein MRILNLSAYQFATLDKTAEWRPLVLERCKSLDLRGTILLAPEGINLFVAGDEGNVRAFMDYINHDPLFEGKFATLRFKESLSETRPFNRMLVRLKREIITMKKPAIRPEEGRAPSVAPVVLKEWLDRGFDDNGRPVVMLDTRNAFEIDVGTFDKALDYRIDKFSEFPGVIEANRADLEGKTVVSFCTGGIRCEKAAIHMKEVGIEHVYQLEGGILKYFEEVGGAHYNGDCFVFDQRTALNPQLEPTDTVQCFACRAVVTPQEQDSPLYVAGKSCPACHPERAGAADAAPAAQAAA, encoded by the coding sequence ATGCGTATCCTCAATCTCTCCGCTTACCAGTTCGCCACGCTCGACAAGACCGCCGAGTGGCGTCCGCTCGTGCTCGAGCGCTGCAAATCGCTTGATTTGCGGGGCACGATCCTGCTCGCGCCGGAAGGCATCAATCTGTTCGTCGCTGGCGATGAAGGCAACGTGCGCGCCTTCATGGACTACATCAACCATGACCCGCTCTTCGAGGGCAAGTTCGCGACGCTGCGGTTCAAGGAAAGCCTCTCCGAAACGCGGCCCTTCAACCGCATGCTCGTGCGCCTGAAGCGCGAGATCATCACGATGAAGAAGCCCGCGATCCGCCCCGAAGAAGGCCGCGCGCCTTCCGTGGCACCGGTCGTGCTCAAGGAATGGCTCGACCGCGGCTTCGACGACAATGGCCGCCCCGTCGTCATGCTCGACACGCGCAACGCGTTCGAAATCGATGTCGGCACGTTCGACAAGGCGCTCGACTACCGCATCGACAAGTTCAGCGAATTCCCCGGCGTGATCGAAGCGAACCGCGCCGACCTCGAAGGCAAGACGGTCGTGTCGTTCTGCACGGGTGGCATTCGCTGCGAAAAGGCGGCGATCCACATGAAGGAAGTTGGCATCGAGCATGTGTATCAGCTCGAAGGCGGCATTCTCAAGTACTTCGAGGAAGTGGGCGGCGCGCACTACAACGGCGACTGCTTCGTGTTCGACCAGCGCACCGCGCTCAATCCGCAACTCGAACCGACGGACACCGTGCAGTGCTTCGCGTGCCGCGCCGTCGTCACGCCGCAAGAGCAGGATTCGCCGCTCTACGTGGCCGGCAAGAGCTGCCCGGCATGCCATCCGGAGCGCGCGGGCGCGGCGGATGCAGCGCCCGCGGCCCAGGCTGCCGCTTAA
- the gluQRS gene encoding tRNA glutamyl-Q(34) synthetase GluQRS: protein MSASPQGYRGRFAPSPTGPLHFGSLVSALASWLDARAHHGAWLVRVEDIDGPRTVPGAAEDILATLTAFGFHADEPPQWQSRRTVLYRAALDRLIASGRVYPCGCTRKEIADSQLRAHQRNATLIYPGTCRDGLHGKTARAWRLRVPDDATANQTADETTSAQDNPALICFDDRWQGSQQQDLATEVGDFVLLRADGQWAYQLAVVVDDAEQRITHVVRGADLLDSTARQIWLQQCLGVPTPAYLHVPVVTNAEGEKLSKQTGAQALDASRPLEALVAAARHLGLELHDRAPTTLEAFQLDAVEAWKWRLAQLPAT, encoded by the coding sequence GTGAGCGCATCGCCGCAAGGGTATCGCGGGCGCTTCGCGCCCTCGCCCACTGGCCCGCTGCACTTTGGCTCGCTCGTTTCGGCGCTCGCGAGCTGGCTCGACGCGCGAGCGCATCACGGCGCGTGGCTTGTGCGCGTGGAGGACATCGACGGCCCGCGCACCGTGCCGGGCGCAGCCGAGGACATTCTCGCGACGCTCACGGCCTTCGGCTTTCACGCCGACGAGCCGCCGCAATGGCAGAGCCGCCGCACCGTTCTGTACCGCGCGGCGCTCGACCGTCTGATCGCCTCGGGCCGCGTCTACCCGTGCGGCTGCACGCGCAAGGAAATCGCCGACTCGCAATTGCGGGCGCACCAGCGCAATGCCACGCTGATCTATCCAGGCACCTGCCGCGACGGCCTGCACGGCAAGACCGCACGCGCGTGGCGGCTGCGCGTGCCTGACGACGCAACTGCCAACCAAACGGCGGACGAAACCACCAGCGCACAAGACAATCCCGCACTGATCTGCTTCGACGATCGCTGGCAGGGCTCGCAGCAACAGGATCTCGCGACCGAAGTCGGCGATTTCGTGCTCCTGCGCGCGGACGGTCAATGGGCCTACCAGCTCGCCGTGGTCGTCGACGACGCCGAACAACGCATCACGCACGTGGTGCGCGGCGCGGACCTGCTCGACTCGACGGCGCGGCAAATCTGGCTCCAGCAGTGTCTTGGTGTGCCAACGCCCGCGTACCTGCACGTGCCTGTCGTGACAAACGCGGAAGGGGAAAAGCTCTCGAAGCAGACCGGGGCGCAAGCGCTCGACGCATCACGCCCGCTGGAAGCGTTGGTGGCCGCGGCGCGGCATCTGGGTCTCGAGTTGCACGATCGCGCGCCCACAACGCTTGAAGCGTTCCAGCTAGACGCGGTCGAGGCGTGGAAGTGGCGGCTCGCGCAATTGCCAGCCACATAA
- a CDS encoding glycosyltransferase family 2 protein: MNDSAKPDAISVIVIVKNEAHDIRDCLASAHGWVDEIVVLDSGSTDGTQAICREFDATVVETDWPGFGPQKQRALDTARGPWILSLDADERVSPALRDEILASVKANGADLFRVPRQSNYCGKWIRHSGWSPDYVTRLFRRDAARFSSDLVHERVIAAPEARVGTLAQALIHYSFRDFSEVLGKIDSYSTYGATQGAARGKRGGLRKALLHGFWSFVRSWIIQRGFLDGKMGFVLAISNAEGTYYRYLKLMLLETQQSAAAKTRDAAPESR, from the coding sequence ATGAACGACAGCGCCAAACCCGATGCGATCAGTGTCATCGTCATCGTCAAAAACGAAGCCCACGATATTCGTGACTGCCTCGCTTCCGCGCACGGCTGGGTGGACGAAATCGTCGTGCTCGATTCGGGGAGCACGGACGGCACCCAGGCGATTTGCCGCGAGTTCGACGCGACGGTCGTCGAAACCGACTGGCCCGGTTTCGGGCCGCAAAAACAGCGTGCGCTCGACACGGCCCGCGGCCCCTGGATCCTCTCGCTCGACGCCGACGAACGCGTGTCACCCGCATTGCGCGACGAGATTCTCGCCAGCGTGAAGGCGAACGGGGCCGACCTGTTCCGGGTGCCGCGCCAGTCGAATTACTGCGGCAAGTGGATCCGCCATTCCGGCTGGTCGCCCGACTATGTGACGCGGCTCTTTCGCCGCGACGCGGCGCGCTTCTCGAGCGATCTCGTGCACGAACGCGTGATCGCCGCGCCCGAGGCGCGCGTCGGCACGCTCGCTCAGGCGCTGATTCACTACAGCTTTCGCGACTTCTCCGAAGTACTCGGAAAGATCGACAGCTATTCGACCTACGGCGCAACCCAGGGCGCGGCGCGCGGCAAGCGCGGCGGCCTGCGCAAGGCGCTGCTACACGGCTTCTGGTCTTTCGTGCGCAGCTGGATCATCCAGCGCGGCTTTCTCGACGGCAAGATGGGCTTCGTGCTGGCGATCTCCAACGCCGAAGGCACCTACTACCGCTACCTGAAGCTCATGCTCCTCGAGACACAGCAGTCCGCCGCGGCAAAAACTCGCGACGCCGCACCGGAGAGCCGATGA